A single window of Candidatus Methylomirabilota bacterium DNA harbors:
- a CDS encoding heavy-metal-associated domain-containing protein, producing the protein MNLEISLRVKGLDRAKEGSSNALERLVKILQGSHGVLAVHSDLESHHLTVRYDPNWLTILRILNRIESAGRQRGLAYRATDVRNILKSSTPSRSQRSSSDRTPAVETAHLSAF; encoded by the coding sequence ATGAATCTGGAGATCTCGCTACGAGTAAAGGGGCTGGACCGTGCCAAAGAGGGATCGAGCAACGCACTCGAGAGACTGGTGAAGATTCTGCAAGGATCACATGGCGTCCTCGCTGTCCACTCTGATTTGGAAAGCCACCACCTCACCGTGCGGTATGATCCCAACTGGCTCACGATCCTCCGCATCCTGAATCGAATCGAATCCGCCGGGCGACAGAGAGGTCTTGCTTATCGAGCCACCGACGTTCGGAATATCCTCAAAAGCTCCACCCCATCCCGCAGCCAGCGAAGTTCGTCAGACCGAACCCCCGCAGTAGAGACAGCACATCTCAGCGCTTTCTGA